TTAGAACACCCTAGCGTAACCCCACTTTCTGACGCTGGTCAGTATTGAGGTCTCCGTGCTTTTTATCCCGTCTATGCTCCCAAGCTTCTCGATTAGAAAGTCCTCAAGCTCCTTCAAATCCCTGACGGTGACCTGCATCAGTATGTCGTGGGCCCCAGTTGCAATGCCGAGGACGTCCACCTCGGGAAGCTTGCTCAGCCTCTCTGCGGCCTCTTTCACTTTTCCCGGCTCGGCATCAACGGCTATAAACGCCACTATCGAGTAGCCCGCTTTAAACGGGTTTATAAGGGCCGCAAACTTCCGTATAACTCCTTTCTCGGCGAGTTTCTTGACTCTGAGCCTCACAGTTGATTCAGGAACTCCTATCCTTCTTGCGATCTCGGAGTAGCTTGCCCTTCCGTCTTCCTGGAGGATACGGAGTATTGATCTGTCAAGTGCATCGAGCTCTTCCGTATTCGTCATTCTTAGCCCTCTGTTTGGATGATTTTAACAACTATATTATAAATCTTTCTGCTAAATTAGCAATTTTTGGGCGAAAACGCTATTAGTTTCAAATGCATATAGTACCATGGTGAACACCGGTATGACACCTGAAGAGGTCGTTGAGAGATACTCTCGTGTCATTTCAAGAGCGTCCTACGTTACGTACGTGCCCATTGTTCCGTATAGGGCGGAAAACGCCTTCGTGTGGGACATAGAAGGGAGAAAATACATAGACTTCCTCGTAGATGCCGCCGTCCAGAACGTCGGCCATAACAACCCCAGGTTGTTGATGCAGTGAAGAAAACTGCTGACAGATTGCTCCACTTCACGTTCATTTATGGCTTCCCGGTCGAGCCGCTGCTTCTCGCGGAGAAGCTGAGGGAGATAGCACCGATTAATGGAGCAAAGGTTGCCTTTGGCCTGAGCGGGAGCGACGCAAACGACGGCGCGATAAAGTTCACCAGGGCCTACACTGGGAGGAGGGCCATAATAGGCTACCTCAGGAGCTACTACGGTGCGACCTATGGGGCCATGAGCGTTACAGGCCTCGATTTCGAGGTCCGCGCGAAGGTCGGGCAGCTCAGCGATGTCCACTTCATACCATTCCCAAACTGCTACCGCTGTCCATTCGGTAAAGAACCGGGGAAATGCAGGATGGAGTGCGTCTCATTCCTCAAGGAAAAGTTCGAAGGTGAAGTACACGCCGAGGGAACTGCTGCGCTGATAGCGGAGGCAATCCAGGGCGATGCAGGAATGGTAGTGCCCCCAGAGGGATACTTCAAAGAGATCAAAAGGATACTTGATGAACACGGCATACTGCTCGTCGTTGACGAGGTTCAGAGCGGCCTGGGAAGGACTGGAAAGTGGTTCGCCATAGAGCACTTCGGTGTCAAGCCCGACATTATAACACTAGCAAAACCTCTAGGCGGCGGACTGCCCATAAGCGCAATAGTTGGTAGAGAGGAGATAATGAACTCATTACCCCCGCTGGGACATGCGTTTACGATGTCGGGAAATCCTGTCGCGAGCGCCGCCGCTCTGGCGGTAATCGAAGAGATCGAAGAGAAAAACCTGCTCAAGAGAGCTGAAGTACTTGGAGAGAGGGCAAAAAGACGACTGGAAAAATGAAAAAGAAACACGAGCTGATAGGCGATGTTCGCGGACTAGGCCTCATGTTGGGCGTTGACCTCGTTAAGGACAGGGAGACGAAAGAGAGGGCATACGACGAGGCCAAAAAGGTCGTCTGGAGGGCCTACGAGCTGGGCCTGATTGTGGCCTTCCTCCAGGGCAACGTCCTGAGGATAGAGCCGCCCCTGACCATCGAGGAAGAAGTGCTTGATGAGGGATTAGACAAGCTCGAGGAAGCTATAGAAGACGTTGAAGAAGGCCGCGTACCCGATGAAGTCGTTGAGAAAGTTCAGGGGTGGTAATTAACAACTTTCTGTTTATTTTCTCCACCATCCGAAAACTTTTTAAACAAAAACCGACACAGGCTGAGCGGGCTTTAATGGAGAAGGTCGATGTTGTAGAGAAGCCGGTTCTGAAAGTTGGAATAGAGGAAAAGGTTGAGCCTGCGAAGGCTTTCGTTTTTGGTCTTCAGCACGTCCTTGCAATGTTCGGAGCCACAGTTACAGTGCCGCTGGTTGTTGGCGGGGCAGTGGGACTCAGCGGAGACCAGGTAGCCATGATGATACAGGCGGTTCTCCTCGCTATGGGCATAGCGACGCTACTTCAGACCCTTATTGGCACCCGCTACCCAATAGTCCAGGGATCGAGCTTCGCATTTATTCCCGGGCTGATATCAATAGGTTCAACCATCGGCATGGCGGCCGTTCAAGGTGCACTGATCGTCGGTGGGCTGATAGAAGGGCTCGTAGGCTGGCTCGGCATCATCGGAAAAGTCAGAAAGCTCTTCACACCGCTCGTCACGGGAGTAACGATAACCCTCATAGGCTTCAGCCTCGCCAACGTCGCGCTGATGAACTTCTTCAACGCGTATGCAGACCCGAACGGCACAAACGTCTGGAAAGCAGTGCTTGTAGCAACGGTCACGTTCCTCACGACGGTTTTCGTGGCACTGAAGGCAAATGGTAGCCTAAAGGCCATGCCAGTAGTGGTGGGCGCAGCAGTTGGATACCTCATCAGCATCCCGCTCGGGCTTACCAACTTCAGTCTCGTCGAGAGCCTCCCTATGCTCAGCATCCCTAAGCCGTTTCCATGGGGAGCGCCGGTTTTTGATACAGCTGCAATATTCATACTGCTCTTTGCCTTCATGGTCAGCATAATCGAGAGCGTAGGTGATTATCACGCCATAGCGACCGTAACGGGTGCGGAGATAACGGAGAGGCACATCGGAAGGGGCATAGGGGCTGAAGGGCTGGCGTGTTCGATAGCTGGCTTTCTTGGCGCCTGCGGTACAACGAGCTATTCCGAGAACATAGGTATGGTCGCTTTAACGAAAGTGGGCAGCAGGCACGTGGTTCAGATCGGAGCAATGATACTGATATTCCTCTCCCTGTTCCCGAAGTTCGCTGGGTTGCTAGCTTCAATGCCGGCTCCAGTGCTCGGCGGCCTAACGCTGGCCCTCTACGGGATGATAAGCGTCACTGGTCTCAGGCTGATAAAGGAGAGGGTTGAGTTCACTGACAGGAACGTCCTCATTCTGGCGGCCGCACTGATAGCGGGCCTCGGCGCACCTCAGCTCCCCGAGAGTCTGTTCCACGCTCTACCAAGAATAATCTCCAGCATCCTTGAGTCGGGCATGGCAGTTGGAGCGATAACGGCGATAATTCTTGAGAGGATTCTCTGATCTTTCTCTTTTGCATCTTTACCATAGCTCCAAAAGCCGGAAAAGAGGAAATCTCAGTAAACGACCACTCCAGTATCGTACTCCGGTTTCTGGCCTTTCGGCTCCAGTTCATCTGGGAGCTTTGAGAAGGCGATTATCTGGAACACTTCTGCTATCAGGAGCAGGATGATGCCAACGAGGATTATCAGCGTTATTGCGCCCCACTTGAGGAAGGTGGCGGTTTTGTCGAACTCCTCAACGCCGGTCAGCCTGTACATCGTGCGCCAGGTCTTGATGGCGTAGTAGATGCCAATTATCGCCGCGGCCAGCAGGACAAGGACGCCAAGGCCCAGGAAGGATATTCCAACGGTGGAAATTGAGTCGGCCTCATCGACGAAGGCCGGGATTGAGAGGATTCCAATCGCCACGAAAATTAACGCCACAATGGCGCCTACTATGCCCGAGACGACCGAGTAGAGGTAGTACTTAAAGGGCCTGTCGTCCCCGAGCTTGTCCCCGATTCCCTTGAGGGAGAGGAGTATGAGAACCTGCCCGACGAGGGAAACCGTGCTCATTATTATCCTGATGTAGGGAGTTATACCCAGGAATCTGCCCACTATCACGAGAATCGAACCTATCAGACCGTAGTTCTTTTCGCTCTTAATGTTCACCGTCACGGAATCACCCCAGCAGGTTGTTGGGCTTTATAACTTTAAAAGGTTACGCTGGCATAGGGGGCTCCTGAAAACCTAAGGGAATCAAAAGAAAAGAAGAGGATCACTCCTTCTTCTCCTCGGCTTTGGTCTCAGCCTTTCCGGTGGGTTTCTCTTCCTTCTTCGCCGATGTGGGAGCCTCTTTCTTCTCGGCCGGCTTCTGTGCTGGCTTTGCCGGCGGCTTCGGCGGCCTGAGGCCGTAGCCCAGTATCTTGAACTGTATCGTCGAGCCGTCGCGGAGGTAGTACGTTACCTCCTTTGTCTCCTTGTTGAACTTTATCCTTTCGACCGGGAAGCGGTAGTCATTGAACTTCTCGTTCAGCTCCCTGACCTTGTCCGGGTGGATGGGAACCCAGTCGTAGAGCTGGAGGTCTTCTTCGAGGCCGCCAGTGGTCAGGTAGTAGTTCTCGCTGAAGCCGAGAGCTCCCGTCGGGCAGACATCGACGCAGAACTGGCAGAACGTACAGCGTCCGTAGTCCACCTTCGGGTGCGGCCTCTTCTCCATCTGGCCGTCCACTTCTATCCACGTCATCTCTATTGCCCTGGCCGGGCATATCTGGCCGCAGAAGTTACAGCCAATGCACTTCTTCCAGTCGAGTGTGTGGAATCCCCTGTACTTCGGAGCGGGCTCTATCTTCTCATAGGGTATCTTTATCGTAACCGGCTTCTTGAAGAGGTACTTGATGCCCATCCAGGGCTTGATGAAGGACTTCTTGAGCTTGACCTTTTCCTCACCAACGACTCTCGCGGGCATCTTCATCACCTGTCTATGTCCGGCGGGCAGTTGTCAAGGGTCTTCAATATGACCGGGACATCAGCGAGGCGCGCTCCCTTCAGGAGCTCCTCAAGCACTGTAACACCGTGGCTCTGGCTCGGACCGCGGAAGTGTGCCCTGTACGGCTTGTGGGTTCCGTCGCTGACGACGAAGACCCCGAAGTCGCCCTTGGTGCTCTCCACGTGTGCGTAAGCCTCCCCCTTCGGCGGCTTGAACCTCGGGAGGGCCTTAAGCCTGGCGTCCTGAACCATGTAAGGCCCGCTCGGCGGCCCCATGTCGAGAAGCTGTTCGAGTATGTAAAGATCCTGCTCAATCTCGTACCTCCTGACGAGAACCCTCGCGAGGCTGTCGCCCTCCTTGAGGACTGGAACCTCGAAGTCGAGCTGGTCGTAGAAGTAGTACGGGTCGTCCTTCCTAACGTCGTAGGGAACGCCGACTGCCCTGAGGTTCGGCCCGGTTACCGCGTGCTTAAGGGCGAACTTCTTGTCCATAACGCCGACTCCCTCAGTCCTCTCGAACATGATGTAGTTGTCGAAGAGTATCTCGTCGAAGTCCTTCATCTTGCCCTTGATGTACTCAACGGTGTCCCTGAGCTGGCGGAGCCACCTGTCTCCCGGTATGTCCCTCCTCACACCACCTGGGACGGTGTAGATGTGGTACACCCTTCCCCCGGTGAGCTCCTCGAAGAGGCGCATGAACCTCTCACGATAGGCCGCCGCCCACTGGCCGGCTGTGTAGAGGCCTATCTCGTTTCCAAAGCCCATTATCCAGAACATCCAGGCGCTGAGCCTCGCCATCTCGAGGACAACGTTCCTGATCCAGATAGCCCTGTCCGGGACCTCCCATCCGACTATCTCGTCAACTGCCATTGAGTAGATGTTCTCAGGGACGTCGCTCTCCGGGACACAGATACGGAGGATGAGGGCTATGTTCGTGAAGTACGGCCTCTGCTCGGCGAGCTTCTCGAAACCCCTGTGGAGGAAGCCTGGGTTTACTATCGCCCTCTCGATCCTGTTGCCGTCCATCTTCAGGATTATGCTGAAGTTCTCCGTTGCCATGTGCTGTGGACCGAAGAACAGCTCGTAGGTGTCCTCGTCTATCGGGTGGAGGTACATGTCGTGGGCCTTTGCCTCTTCCCTCAACTCCTTCGGAACTTCAAGGTTAGCCATGATCATCACCTCATATCACGTAGTTTGTCTTGCTCTCATCATATCTGTCGAAGTCCTTTCCATAGATGGTCTTGACGTAGGACAGCGTGTTGAAGTCCTTCCTGAGCGGGTGCTTCTCGTACTCCCTTGGCTCGAGGATGAACGGCCCGAGCCTCGGGTTGCCCTCGAAGACTATCCCGAAGAACTCGTGTGCTTCCCTCTCGTAGGTCTCCGCAACCGGCCAGATGTCCATGACCGTCGGGAGCTTCGCGTCGTCCCTCGGAACCCTCGTCTTCACGAAGGCGTGGACGCTCTCGCTCACGCTCCAGAGCTGGTAGTTCACCTCGAACTGGCCCTCCTTGAGCCAGTCAACGACGCTTATCTGCATGAGCATCTCAAAGGTTTCGCTCGCGAGCTCAAGGAACTCGTGTATCCTCTCCGCTGGAACCGTGAACTTAACGCGCCTCTCGCGGATTACCTCTCCCTCGGCGTAGGGTGCCTTTTCAAGGAGCGCCTTCACGATCTTTCCTTCCTTAGTGTCGGGTAGGGTCGGCTTCTCCTCCACGGTTGCCTCCTCCTGAACCTTTTCCTCAACCTTGGGCTTCTCGTTCATATCCATGCAAGCCACCTCCTCGCGTCCTTCTCGCGCCATCCTTCTCCGAAGAGCTCGTCCTGGTTCTTCCTGTACCACTCGTAGTTCTCCTTATACCTCTTCCAGCCGTCGGCTTCACCGCTCTCGATCTTGCGCATTATCTCCATTATACCGTCCATGACTGCCTCCGCCCTCGGCATGCAGCCGGCTATGGCGACGTCGATCGGGATGTACTTGTCGAGTTGCTTGACCACGTTGTAGGAGTCCCAGTAGACTCCTCCGTTTATCGGGCAGGAGCCGTGGGCGAGGACGTACTTCGGATCCTGCATCATCTCGTAGGTTATGATTATCCTCTTGAGAGTCTTTGGAGTAACGTAGCCCGTGATGAGGAAGAGGTCTGCCATTCTGGGGGCTGGGTTGGGCATTATTCCGAAACGCTCGAAGTCGTACCTGGCGGTGGCTAACGGAGGCATCTCTATACCGCCGCATCCCGTACAGAACGCCACTATCCAGAGGCTCTTCTTTCTCGCCCACCTGAAGAGGGGCTCGAAGAGCTGGAACTCCTTCAGTTCGTAGTGTATCACATCACCGTTCTGCATCTCGCTCATCACCATCACCTCACATCGTCAGGAGGACTGCTATTATTCCAATTATCGTGGGCCACTTCCAGAAGAACTTGGCCGCTTGGTCAATGGTGAACCTCGGGTAGATGCTGGCTATGAAGATCGATATGAAGAGCACCGCTATCTGCTTGATGAGCAGTTCAAGGAGGTTGCTCGCTCCACCGAGGAACAGTATAGCGAAGAAAGCTGTTTCAGCGAATATCTGAACCGCGTGCTGGGTGAAGAGCAGTG
This region of Thermococcus stetteri genomic DNA includes:
- a CDS encoding NuoB/complex I 20 kDa subunit family protein, with amino-acid sequence MSEMQNGDVIHYELKEFQLFEPLFRWARKKSLWIVAFCTGCGGIEMPPLATARYDFERFGIMPNPAPRMADLFLITGYVTPKTLKRIIITYEMMQDPKYVLAHGSCPINGGVYWDSYNVVKQLDKYIPIDVAIAGCMPRAEAVMDGIMEIMRKIESGEADGWKRYKENYEWYRKNQDELFGEGWREKDARRWLAWI
- a CDS encoding uracil-xanthine permease family protein; the protein is MEKVDVVEKPVLKVGIEEKVEPAKAFVFGLQHVLAMFGATVTVPLVVGGAVGLSGDQVAMMIQAVLLAMGIATLLQTLIGTRYPIVQGSSFAFIPGLISIGSTIGMAAVQGALIVGGLIEGLVGWLGIIGKVRKLFTPLVTGVTITLIGFSLANVALMNFFNAYADPNGTNVWKAVLVATVTFLTTVFVALKANGSLKAMPVVVGAAVGYLISIPLGLTNFSLVESLPMLSIPKPFPWGAPVFDTAAIFILLFAFMVSIIESVGDYHAIATVTGAEITERHIGRGIGAEGLACSIAGFLGACGTTSYSENIGMVALTKVGSRHVVQIGAMILIFLSLFPKFAGLLASMPAPVLGGLTLALYGMISVTGLRLIKERVEFTDRNVLILAAALIAGLGAPQLPESLFHALPRIISSILESGMAVGAITAIILERIL
- a CDS encoding Lrp/AsnC family transcriptional regulator produces the protein MTNTEELDALDRSILRILQEDGRASYSEIARRIGVPESTVRLRVKKLAEKGVIRKFAALINPFKAGYSIVAFIAVDAEPGKVKEAAERLSKLPEVDVLGIATGAHDILMQVTVRDLKELEDFLIEKLGSIDGIKSTETSILTSVRKWGYARVF
- a CDS encoding DUF996 domain-containing protein — translated: MTVNIKSEKNYGLIGSILVIVGRFLGITPYIRIIMSTVSLVGQVLILLSLKGIGDKLGDDRPFKYYLYSVVSGIVGAIVALIFVAIGILSIPAFVDEADSISTVGISFLGLGVLVLLAAAIIGIYYAIKTWRTMYRLTGVEEFDKTATFLKWGAITLIILVGIILLLIAEVFQIIAFSKLPDELEPKGQKPEYDTGVVVY
- a CDS encoding NADH-quinone oxidoreductase subunit D, whose protein sequence is MANLEVPKELREEAKAHDMYLHPIDEDTYELFFGPQHMATENFSIILKMDGNRIERAIVNPGFLHRGFEKLAEQRPYFTNIALILRICVPESDVPENIYSMAVDEIVGWEVPDRAIWIRNVVLEMARLSAWMFWIMGFGNEIGLYTAGQWAAAYRERFMRLFEELTGGRVYHIYTVPGGVRRDIPGDRWLRQLRDTVEYIKGKMKDFDEILFDNYIMFERTEGVGVMDKKFALKHAVTGPNLRAVGVPYDVRKDDPYYFYDQLDFEVPVLKEGDSLARVLVRRYEIEQDLYILEQLLDMGPPSGPYMVQDARLKALPRFKPPKGEAYAHVESTKGDFGVFVVSDGTHKPYRAHFRGPSQSHGVTVLEELLKGARLADVPVILKTLDNCPPDIDR
- the nuoI gene encoding NADH-quinone oxidoreductase subunit NuoI; protein product: MPARVVGEEKVKLKKSFIKPWMGIKYLFKKPVTIKIPYEKIEPAPKYRGFHTLDWKKCIGCNFCGQICPARAIEMTWIEVDGQMEKRPHPKVDYGRCTFCQFCVDVCPTGALGFSENYYLTTGGLEEDLQLYDWVPIHPDKVRELNEKFNDYRFPVERIKFNKETKEVTYYLRDGSTIQFKILGYGLRPPKPPAKPAQKPAEKKEAPTSAKKEEKPTGKAETKAEEKKE
- a CDS encoding NADH-quinone oxidoreductase subunit C, coding for MDMNEKPKVEEKVQEEATVEEKPTLPDTKEGKIVKALLEKAPYAEGEVIRERRVKFTVPAERIHEFLELASETFEMLMQISVVDWLKEGQFEVNYQLWSVSESVHAFVKTRVPRDDAKLPTVMDIWPVAETYEREAHEFFGIVFEGNPRLGPFILEPREYEKHPLRKDFNTLSYVKTIYGKDFDRYDESKTNYVI